A genomic window from Eleginops maclovinus isolate JMC-PN-2008 ecotype Puerto Natales chromosome 9, JC_Emac_rtc_rv5, whole genome shotgun sequence includes:
- the adgrl2a gene encoding adhesion G protein-coupled receptor L2 isoform X12 — MACYLLKLQTFCWFLITLAQVHSTEGFSRAALPFGLVRRELSCEGYPIDLRCPGSDVIMIESANYGRTDDKICDADPFQMENINCYLPDAFKIMSQRCNNRTQCIVITGSDVFPDPCPGTYKYLEVQYECVPYIFLCPGTLKAVGDPSFLFEAEQQAGAWCKDPLQAGDKIYFMPWTPYRTDTLIEYSSLDDFQNARQTITYKLPHRVDGTGFVVYDGAVFFNKERTRNIVKFDLRTRIKSGEAIINNANYHDTSPYKWGGKTDIDLAVDENGLWVIYATEQNNGMIVISQLNPYTLRFEATWDTTYDKRSASNAFMVCGVLYVVRSTYEDNESEVSKSMIDYVYNTKQNRGEYVDIHFPNQYQYIAAVDYNPRDNQLYVWNNFYILRYNLEFGPPDPAHAPPLSEVTTTPQPQKTTTTTTTTTVHWGVANTTTTTGLKEGSRGAPKPPPVILQTTSPPPLESFPLPERFCEASEKRDIMWPQTQRGMLVERPCPKGTRGTASYSCVLSTGAWHPKGPDLSNCTSHWVNQVAQKIRSGENAANLANELAKHTKGPIFAGDVSSSVRLMEQLVDILDAQLQELRPSEKDSAGRSFNKAIVDTVDNLLRPEALKSWHDMNSTEQTHAATMLLDTLEEGAFVLADNLMEPAIVKVPADNIILDVYVLSTDGQVQDFKFPQSSKGGISIQLSANTVKLNSRNGVAKLVFVLYKNLGQFLSAENTTIKMANEAYGRNVSVAVNSDIIAASINKESSRVFINDPVIFTLEHIDMEHYFNSNCSFWNYSERSMMGHWSTQGCKLLDSNKTHTTCSCSHLTNFAILMAHRETSINDRVHELLLTVITRVGIVVSLVCLTISIFTFCFFRGLQSDRNTIHKNLCINLFIAELIFLIGIDMTEPRIGCAIIAGILHFFFLASFSWMCLEGVQLYLMLVEVFESEYSRKKYYYVSGYLFPAIVVGVSAAIDYRSYGTKKACWLSVDNHFIWSFIGPVTFIIMLNLIFLVITMYKMVKHSTTLKPDSSRLENIKSWVMGAFALLCLLGLTWSFGLFFINETSIVMAYLFTIFNTFQGMFIFIFHCLLQKKVRKEYSKCFRHTYCCGGLPTESSHGSAKTSTTRTSARYSSGTQSRIRRMWNDTVRKQSESSFISGDINSTSTLNQGHSLNNAVRDTSAMDTLPLNGNFNNSYSLRNGDFGDSVQVVDCGLSLDDAAFEKMIISELVHNNLRACNKSHHQQQQQHHSLHHPPHHQQPPQYHHHHHTERAPPKVTVVGGSSSSEDDAIVADASSLVHVGDTVGLELHHQLEAPLIPQRTHSLLYAPQKKVRTDGEVETFVSQLTPTNPDDSLQSPNRDSLYTSMPNLRDSPYPESSPDVVEDLSPCKGSENEDVYYKSMPNLGSSNQLQAYYQIGRGGSDGYIIPITKDGGIPEGDVREGQMQLVTSL; from the exons atgcAACAATCGGACACAGTGCATTGTGATCACTGGTTCAGATGTCTTCCCTGACCCCTGCCCAGGGACCTACAAGTACCTGGAAGTCCAGTATGAGTGTGTGCCCTACA TTTTTCTTTGTCCTGGGACTCTGAAAGCTGTCGGTGATCCTTCCTTTCTATTTGAAGCGGAGCAACAAGCCGGAGCCTGGTGCAAAGACCCGCTGCAAGCTGGCGACAAAATCTACTTTATGCCTTGGACTCCTTATAGGACAGACACTCTCATTGAGTATTCCTCTTTGGATGACTTCCAGAATGCCCGGCAAACCATCACCTACAAGCTGCCCCACCGGGTGGATGGGACCGGATTTGTGGTCTACGATGGGGCCGTGTTTTTCAACAAGGAGCGTACCCGCAACATTGTGAAGTTTGACCTGCGGACTCGAATCAAAAGTGGTGAGGCGATCATCAATAATGCCAACTACCACGACACATCGCCCTACAAGTGGGGAGGCAAAACAGACATTGACCTGGCCGTAGATGAGAATGGGCTGTGGGTGATCTACGCCACCGAGCAGAACAATGGCATGATCGTAATCAGCCAGTTGAACCCCTACACGCTACGATTTGAGGCTACCTGGGACACGACCTATGATAAGCGCTCAGCCTCCAATGCCTTCATGGTTTGTGGAGTACTGTACGTGGTCCGCTCCACCTATGAAGACAATGAAAGTGAAGTCAGCAAGAGCATGATCGATTACGTTTACAACACCAAACAGAACCGTGGGGAATACGTTGATATCCACTTTCCCAACCAGTACCAGTACATTGCAGCTGTGGATTACAATCCGCGAGATAACCAGCTCTATGTGTGGAATAATTTTTACATCCTGAGATACAATCTGGAGTTTGGCCCACCTGATCCAGCACATG CTCCACCACTGTCAGAAGTCACCACAACCCCTCAGCCTCAGAAAACTacaaccaccaccacaacaACCACCGTGCACTGGGGTGTGGCCAACACAACCACCACAACAGGGCTCAAGGAGGGCAGCAGGGGAGCGCCCAAGCCGCCTCCTGTGATTCTGCAGACTACTTCCCCTCCGCCCCTCGAGTCCTTCCCTTTACCCGAGCGCTTCTGCGAGGCCAGTGAGAAAAGAGACATAATGTGGCCTCAGACCCAGAGGGGCATGCTCGTGGAGCGACCTTGCCCCAAGGGAACACGAG GCACAGCCTCTTATTCATGTGTCCTTTCCACTGGGGCCTGGCACCCGAAGGGCCCTGATCTCAGCAACTGTACATCCCACTGGGTCAACCAAGTTGCCCAAAAG ATCCGCAGTGGTGAAAATGCCGCTAACCTGGCCAACGAGTTAGCCAAGCATACCAAAGGGCCCATCTTTGCCGGGGACGTCAGCTCCTCGGTGCGCCTGATGGAGCAGCTGGTGGACATCCTGGATGCTCAGCTGCAGGAGCTCAGGCCCAGCGAGAAGGATTCTGCCGGACGGAGCTTCAACAAG GCCATTGTGGATACGGTAGATAACCTTCTGCGACCGGAGGCCTTAAAGTCCTGGCACGACATGAACAGCACGGAGCAGACACACGCAGCCACCATGTTACTCGATACTTTGGAGGAGGGGGCTTTTGTCCTCGCCGACAACCTCATGGAACCTGCCATTGTAAAAGTTCCTGCAGACAACATAA TCCTGGATGTGTATGTGCTCAGCACAGATGGCCAGGTCCAGGATTTTAAATTTCCACAGTCCAGCAAGGGCGGTATCTCAATCCAGCTGTCGGCAAACACTGTGAAGCTCAACAGTCGGAATG GAGTTGCCAAGCTGGTGTTTGTGCTCTATAAAAATCTGGGCCAGTTTCTCAGCGCTGAAAACACAACCATCAAGATGGCCAATGAGGCTTACGGTCGCAACGTGTCTGTGGCCGTCAACTCTGACATCATCGCTGCCTCAATCAACAAAGAGTCCAGCCGCGTATTCATTAACGACCCGGTGATTTTTACCCTGGAGCACATTGAT ATGGAGCACTACTTCAACTCCAATTGCTCCTTCTGGAATTACTCTGAGAGGAGCATGATGGGCCACTGGTCCACCCAAGGCTGCAAACTCCTGGACTCCAATAAAACGCACACCACCTGCTCCTGCAGCCATCTCACCAACTTTGCAATCCTCATGGCGCACCGTGAAACCTCA ATTAACGACAGAGTGCATGAGCTGCTTCTGACCGTCATTACTCGAGTTGGGATCGTGGTGTCCCTCGTCTGCCTCACCATCAGCATCTTCACCTTCTGCTTCTTCCGGGGCCTGCAGAGCGATCGCAACACTATCCACAAGAACTTGTGCATCAATCTCTTTATCGCAGAGTTAATATTCCTAATTGGTATCGATATGACGGAACCCAGG ATTGGATGTGCCATCATCGCAGGGATCCTCCACTTCTTCTTCCTGGCTTCCTTCTCCTGGATGTGTCTTGAAGGGGTCCAGCTGTACCTCATGCTTGTGGAGGTCTTTGAGAGTGAATACTCTCGGAAAAAGTATTACTACGTATCTGGTTACCTCTTCCCTGCCATCGTGGTCGGTGTCTCCGCAGCTATCGACTACCGGAGCTACGGGACCAAGAAAGC GTGCTGGCTAAGTGTTGACAATCATTTCATATGGAGTTTTATAGGACCTGTCACCTTCATCATCATG CTCAATCTCATCTTCCTGGTCATCACAATGTACAAAATGGTGAAGCACTCCACCACCCTGAAACCAGACTCTAGCCGACTGGAGAATATAAA ATCCTGGGTCATGGGAGCGTTTGCTTTGCTGTGTCTTCTTGGACTCACGTGGTCCTTCGGTCTCTTCTTCATAAATGAGACCTCGATTGTTATGGCGTACCTCTTCACCATATTCAACACCTTCCAAGGAATGTTCATCTTCATTTTCCACTGCCTTCTCCAGAAAAAA GTCCGCAAAGAGTACAGCAAGTGCTTCCGCCACACCTACTGCTGCGGAGGGCTGCCGACTGAGAGCTCACACGGCTCTGCGAAGACTTCCACCACACGGACCAGCGCTCGCTACTCTTCTGGTACACAG AGTCGTATCAGGAGAATGTGGAATGACACCGTAAGAAAGCAATCTGAGTCCTCCTTTATCTCAGGTGACATCAACAGCACCTCCACCCTTAACCAAG GGCACTCACTGAACAATGCGGTGAGGGATACAAGTGCAATGGATACACTACCGCTAAATGGTAACTTTAACAATAGCTACTCGCTCCGCAATGGGGACTTTGGCGACAGTGTGCAGGTAGTAGACTGCGGCCTCAGTCTGGACGATGCTGCCTTCGAGAAAATGATCATCTCTGAGCTAGTACACAACAACCTGCGTGCCTGTAACAAAAGCCACcatcagcaacagcagcagcaccacagtTTACACCATCCACCCCACCACCAGCAGCCCCCGCAgtaccaccatcaccaccacacGGAGCGGGCTCCGCCCAAGGTGACGGTGGtaggcggcagcagcagcagcgaagACGATGCAATAGTGGCCGACGCTTCGTCTTTGGTGCACGTGGGTGACACGGTGGGCCTCGAGCTGCACCATCAGCTGGAGGCACCACTCATCCCCCAGCGGACTCACTCGCTTCTGTACGCTCCCCAGAAGAAGGTGAGAACGGATGGGGAAGTTGAAACCTTTGTCAGCCAGCTGACACCCACCAACCCCGACGACAGTCTGCAGTCCCCGAACAGAGACTCCTTGTACACTAGTATGCCTAATCTGAGAGACTCTCCGTACCCCGAGAGCAGCCCCGACGTGGTGGAGGACCTGTCCCCCTGCAAGGGGAGCGAGAATGAGGACGTTTATTATAAGAGCATGCCCAACTTAGGGTCCAGCAACCAGCTCCAAGCCTATTACCAGATAGGCCGAGGGGGCAGTGATGGTTACATTATTCCTATTACTAAAGATGGGGGCATCCCTGAGGGCGATGTACGGGAAGGACAGATGCAGTTAGTGACAagcctttaa
- the adgrl2a gene encoding adhesion G protein-coupled receptor L2 isoform X3 yields MACYLLKLQTFCWFLITLAQVHSTEGFSRAALPFGLVRRELSCEGYPIDLRCPGSDVIMIESANYGRTDDKICDADPFQMENINCYLPDAFKIMSQRCNNRTQCIVITGSDVFPDPCPGTYKYLEVQYECVPYIFLCPGTLKAVGDPSFLFEAEQQAGAWCKDPLQAGDKIYFMPWTPYRTDTLIEYSSLDDFQNARQTITYKLPHRVDGTGFVVYDGAVFFNKERTRNIVKFDLRTRIKSGEAIINNANYHDTSPYKWGGKTDIDLAVDENGLWVIYATEQNNGMIVISQLNPYTLRFEATWDTTYDKRSASNAFMVCGVLYVVRSTYEDNESEVSKSMIDYVYNTKQNRGEYVDIHFPNQYQYIAAVDYNPRDNQLYVWNNFYILRYNLEFGPPDPAHAPPLSEVTTTPQPQKTTTTTTTTTVHWGVANTTTTTGLKEGSRGAPKPPPVILQTTSPPPLESFPLPERFCEASEKRDIMWPQTQRGMLVERPCPKGTRGTASYSCVLSTGAWHPKGPDLSNCTSHWVNQVAQKIRSGENAANLANELAKHTKGPIFAGDVSSSVRLMEQLVDILDAQLQELRPSEKDSAGRSFNKAIVDTVDNLLRPEALKSWHDMNSTEQTHAATMLLDTLEEGAFVLADNLMEPAIVKVPADNIILDVYVLSTDGQVQDFKFPQSSKGGISIQLSANTVKLNSRNGVAKLVFVLYKNLGQFLSAENTTIKMANEAYGRNVSVAVNSDIIAASINKESSRVFINDPVIFTLEHIDMEHYFNSNCSFWNYSERSMMGHWSTQGCKLLDSNKTHTTCSCSHLTNFAILMAHRETSINDRVHELLLTVITRVGIVVSLVCLTISIFTFCFFRGLQSDRNTIHKNLCINLFIAELIFLIGIDMTEPRIGCAIIAGILHFFFLASFSWMCLEGVQLYLMLVEVFESEYSRKKYYYVSGYLFPAIVVGVSAAIDYRSYGTKKACWLSVDNHFIWSFIGPVTFIIMLNLIFLVITMYKMVKHSTTLKPDSSRLENINNYRVCDGYYNTDLPGYEDNKRFIKSWVMGAFALLCLLGLTWSFGLFFINETSIVMAYLFTIFNTFQGMFIFIFHCLLQKKVRKEYSKCFRHTYCCGGLPTESSHGSAKTSTTRTSARYSSGTQSRIRRMWNDTVRKQSESSFISGDINSTSTLNQGMTGNYLLTNPLLRPQGTNNPYNTLLAETVVCNTPTAPVFNSPVTYRETRHSLNNAVRDTSAMDTLPLNGNFNNSYSLRNGDFGDSVQVVDCGLSLDDAAFEKMIISELVHNNLRACNKSHHQQQQQHHSLHHPPHHQQPPQYHHHHHTERAPPKVTVVGGSSSSEDDAIVADASSLVHVGDTVGLELHHQLEAPLIPQRTHSLLYAPQKKVRTDGEVETFVSQLTPTNPDDSLQSPNRDSLYTSMPNLRDSPYPESSPDVVEDLSPCKGSENEDVYYKSMPNLGSSNQLQAYYQIGRGGSDGYIIPITKDGGIPEGDVREGQMQLVTSL; encoded by the exons atgcAACAATCGGACACAGTGCATTGTGATCACTGGTTCAGATGTCTTCCCTGACCCCTGCCCAGGGACCTACAAGTACCTGGAAGTCCAGTATGAGTGTGTGCCCTACA TTTTTCTTTGTCCTGGGACTCTGAAAGCTGTCGGTGATCCTTCCTTTCTATTTGAAGCGGAGCAACAAGCCGGAGCCTGGTGCAAAGACCCGCTGCAAGCTGGCGACAAAATCTACTTTATGCCTTGGACTCCTTATAGGACAGACACTCTCATTGAGTATTCCTCTTTGGATGACTTCCAGAATGCCCGGCAAACCATCACCTACAAGCTGCCCCACCGGGTGGATGGGACCGGATTTGTGGTCTACGATGGGGCCGTGTTTTTCAACAAGGAGCGTACCCGCAACATTGTGAAGTTTGACCTGCGGACTCGAATCAAAAGTGGTGAGGCGATCATCAATAATGCCAACTACCACGACACATCGCCCTACAAGTGGGGAGGCAAAACAGACATTGACCTGGCCGTAGATGAGAATGGGCTGTGGGTGATCTACGCCACCGAGCAGAACAATGGCATGATCGTAATCAGCCAGTTGAACCCCTACACGCTACGATTTGAGGCTACCTGGGACACGACCTATGATAAGCGCTCAGCCTCCAATGCCTTCATGGTTTGTGGAGTACTGTACGTGGTCCGCTCCACCTATGAAGACAATGAAAGTGAAGTCAGCAAGAGCATGATCGATTACGTTTACAACACCAAACAGAACCGTGGGGAATACGTTGATATCCACTTTCCCAACCAGTACCAGTACATTGCAGCTGTGGATTACAATCCGCGAGATAACCAGCTCTATGTGTGGAATAATTTTTACATCCTGAGATACAATCTGGAGTTTGGCCCACCTGATCCAGCACATG CTCCACCACTGTCAGAAGTCACCACAACCCCTCAGCCTCAGAAAACTacaaccaccaccacaacaACCACCGTGCACTGGGGTGTGGCCAACACAACCACCACAACAGGGCTCAAGGAGGGCAGCAGGGGAGCGCCCAAGCCGCCTCCTGTGATTCTGCAGACTACTTCCCCTCCGCCCCTCGAGTCCTTCCCTTTACCCGAGCGCTTCTGCGAGGCCAGTGAGAAAAGAGACATAATGTGGCCTCAGACCCAGAGGGGCATGCTCGTGGAGCGACCTTGCCCCAAGGGAACACGAG GCACAGCCTCTTATTCATGTGTCCTTTCCACTGGGGCCTGGCACCCGAAGGGCCCTGATCTCAGCAACTGTACATCCCACTGGGTCAACCAAGTTGCCCAAAAG ATCCGCAGTGGTGAAAATGCCGCTAACCTGGCCAACGAGTTAGCCAAGCATACCAAAGGGCCCATCTTTGCCGGGGACGTCAGCTCCTCGGTGCGCCTGATGGAGCAGCTGGTGGACATCCTGGATGCTCAGCTGCAGGAGCTCAGGCCCAGCGAGAAGGATTCTGCCGGACGGAGCTTCAACAAG GCCATTGTGGATACGGTAGATAACCTTCTGCGACCGGAGGCCTTAAAGTCCTGGCACGACATGAACAGCACGGAGCAGACACACGCAGCCACCATGTTACTCGATACTTTGGAGGAGGGGGCTTTTGTCCTCGCCGACAACCTCATGGAACCTGCCATTGTAAAAGTTCCTGCAGACAACATAA TCCTGGATGTGTATGTGCTCAGCACAGATGGCCAGGTCCAGGATTTTAAATTTCCACAGTCCAGCAAGGGCGGTATCTCAATCCAGCTGTCGGCAAACACTGTGAAGCTCAACAGTCGGAATG GAGTTGCCAAGCTGGTGTTTGTGCTCTATAAAAATCTGGGCCAGTTTCTCAGCGCTGAAAACACAACCATCAAGATGGCCAATGAGGCTTACGGTCGCAACGTGTCTGTGGCCGTCAACTCTGACATCATCGCTGCCTCAATCAACAAAGAGTCCAGCCGCGTATTCATTAACGACCCGGTGATTTTTACCCTGGAGCACATTGAT ATGGAGCACTACTTCAACTCCAATTGCTCCTTCTGGAATTACTCTGAGAGGAGCATGATGGGCCACTGGTCCACCCAAGGCTGCAAACTCCTGGACTCCAATAAAACGCACACCACCTGCTCCTGCAGCCATCTCACCAACTTTGCAATCCTCATGGCGCACCGTGAAACCTCA ATTAACGACAGAGTGCATGAGCTGCTTCTGACCGTCATTACTCGAGTTGGGATCGTGGTGTCCCTCGTCTGCCTCACCATCAGCATCTTCACCTTCTGCTTCTTCCGGGGCCTGCAGAGCGATCGCAACACTATCCACAAGAACTTGTGCATCAATCTCTTTATCGCAGAGTTAATATTCCTAATTGGTATCGATATGACGGAACCCAGG ATTGGATGTGCCATCATCGCAGGGATCCTCCACTTCTTCTTCCTGGCTTCCTTCTCCTGGATGTGTCTTGAAGGGGTCCAGCTGTACCTCATGCTTGTGGAGGTCTTTGAGAGTGAATACTCTCGGAAAAAGTATTACTACGTATCTGGTTACCTCTTCCCTGCCATCGTGGTCGGTGTCTCCGCAGCTATCGACTACCGGAGCTACGGGACCAAGAAAGC GTGCTGGCTAAGTGTTGACAATCATTTCATATGGAGTTTTATAGGACCTGTCACCTTCATCATCATG CTCAATCTCATCTTCCTGGTCATCACAATGTACAAAATGGTGAAGCACTCCACCACCCTGAAACCAGACTCTAGCCGACTGGAGAATATAAA TAATTATCGCGTTTGTGACGGCTACTATAATACAGATTTGCCTGG CTATGAAGATAATAAACGGTTTATCAA ATCCTGGGTCATGGGAGCGTTTGCTTTGCTGTGTCTTCTTGGACTCACGTGGTCCTTCGGTCTCTTCTTCATAAATGAGACCTCGATTGTTATGGCGTACCTCTTCACCATATTCAACACCTTCCAAGGAATGTTCATCTTCATTTTCCACTGCCTTCTCCAGAAAAAA GTCCGCAAAGAGTACAGCAAGTGCTTCCGCCACACCTACTGCTGCGGAGGGCTGCCGACTGAGAGCTCACACGGCTCTGCGAAGACTTCCACCACACGGACCAGCGCTCGCTACTCTTCTGGTACACAG AGTCGTATCAGGAGAATGTGGAATGACACCGTAAGAAAGCAATCTGAGTCCTCCTTTATCTCAGGTGACATCAACAGCACCTCCACCCTTAACCAAG GAATGACCGGGAATTATCTACTAACAAATCCTCTTCTTCGACCACAAGGCACTAACAACCCTTATAACACCTTACTGGCTGAGACAGTCGTATGTAACACCCCCACGGCTCCAGTGTTTAACTCGCCAG TGACCTACAGAGAGACAA GGCACTCACTGAACAATGCGGTGAGGGATACAAGTGCAATGGATACACTACCGCTAAATGGTAACTTTAACAATAGCTACTCGCTCCGCAATGGGGACTTTGGCGACAGTGTGCAGGTAGTAGACTGCGGCCTCAGTCTGGACGATGCTGCCTTCGAGAAAATGATCATCTCTGAGCTAGTACACAACAACCTGCGTGCCTGTAACAAAAGCCACcatcagcaacagcagcagcaccacagtTTACACCATCCACCCCACCACCAGCAGCCCCCGCAgtaccaccatcaccaccacacGGAGCGGGCTCCGCCCAAGGTGACGGTGGtaggcggcagcagcagcagcgaagACGATGCAATAGTGGCCGACGCTTCGTCTTTGGTGCACGTGGGTGACACGGTGGGCCTCGAGCTGCACCATCAGCTGGAGGCACCACTCATCCCCCAGCGGACTCACTCGCTTCTGTACGCTCCCCAGAAGAAGGTGAGAACGGATGGGGAAGTTGAAACCTTTGTCAGCCAGCTGACACCCACCAACCCCGACGACAGTCTGCAGTCCCCGAACAGAGACTCCTTGTACACTAGTATGCCTAATCTGAGAGACTCTCCGTACCCCGAGAGCAGCCCCGACGTGGTGGAGGACCTGTCCCCCTGCAAGGGGAGCGAGAATGAGGACGTTTATTATAAGAGCATGCCCAACTTAGGGTCCAGCAACCAGCTCCAAGCCTATTACCAGATAGGCCGAGGGGGCAGTGATGGTTACATTATTCCTATTACTAAAGATGGGGGCATCCCTGAGGGCGATGTACGGGAAGGACAGATGCAGTTAGTGACAagcctttaa